One genomic segment of Strix aluco isolate bStrAlu1 chromosome 9, bStrAlu1.hap1, whole genome shotgun sequence includes these proteins:
- the PIGX gene encoding GPI alpha-1,4-mannosyltransferase I, stabilizing subunit: MAGGRRRGEALLRAGLAALLCVLHVQAACQDATVTQELLKEGFHRDLLVKVELGVVGEDAGGCAVAARTRLPPGIYVDPYELASLQRHNLTKVVLIPDVVDVEAPEYLATDHLVLLYMEPDPQCSRCFRAALPVHGRYHRPAEESEEALVVLKSPEVLVCCCDNRLSTECWKPAEVEAPCSGKTGGACQWYSVTHKPVYEELILQVPVGLRQHSLLVCVVTLLATVLCSSLILAAVCKYGHFSLVTCSEQRNTE; this comes from the exons atggcgggcgggcggcggcggggtgaGGCGCTGCTCCGCGCCGGGCTGGCCGCGCTCCTCTGCGTCCTCC ATGTGCAGGCTGCTTGTCAGGATGCCACTGTCACGCAGGAGCTTCTGAAAGAGGGGTTTCACAG GGACCTGCTGGTGAAGGTAGAACTTGGTGTAGTGGGGGAGGATGCAGGAGGATGCGCAGTGGCAGCCAGAACTCGTCTTCCACCAGGAATCTACGTGGATCCCTACGAGCTGGCATCGCTGCAGCGACACAATTTAACCAAG GTGGTGTTAATTCCTGATGTTGTTGATGTGGAGGCTCCTGAGTACTTGGCCACAGATCATCTTGTTCTCCTGTACATGGAACCCGACCCTCAGTGCTCTCGCTGTTTTAGAGCTGCTTTGCCAGTGCACGGGCGGTACCACCGGCCAGCAGAAGAGAGTGAGGAAGCGTTGGTTGTTCTGAAGAGCCCGGAAGTACTGGTCTGCTGCTGTGACA ATCGCCTCTCAACAGAGTGTTGGAAACCTGCTGAAGTGGAAGCTCCCTGTTCGGGCAAAACCGGCGGTGCCTGTCAGTGGTACAGCGTAACACACAAACCT gtGTATGAGGAATTGATTCTACAGGTTCCAGTGGGGCTCAGGCAACACAGTTTGTTAGTGTGTGTCGTGACTCTTCTTGCCACGGTGCTCTGTTCCAGTCTGATTCTTGCAGCTGTATGCAAATATGGACACTTCTCCCTGGTGACCTGCTCAGAACAAAGAAATACGGAATGA
- the LOC141927323 gene encoding uncharacterized protein LOC141927323: MSPPWGGLPGAGGGRGGAHRGPQEAGAELRSRTTALPKPDQARRPRPGRAGSTRCLTPQGQRGRAAGSAVRGRRGGGVWREPPPRARCPPQARPGGLHKGRKARPAGPEVPTAQGSALPVTAACVSCSSRTQQLSMLPLPTISDQSHHSDAQDPRSAAVTQLRKQYADAGHDSSEVADEVLAQPSSFSSEGKTRAQCQSTHQPVVGEVTRRALY, translated from the exons tcccgggggcgggggggggccgagGCGGGGCCCACCGAGGCCCGCAGGAAGCCGGGGCCGAGCTCCGGTCCCGCACCACCGCCCTCCCGAAGCCGGACCAGGCGAGGCGCCCtcggcccggccgggccggcaGCACTCGGTGCCTGACGCCACAGGGACAGCGGGGCCGCGCTGCCGGAAGCGCcgtgaggggaaggaggggagggggggtgtggagggAGCCGCCGCCCCGAGCTCGCTGCCCGCcgcaggcccggcccggcggaCTCCACAAAGGACGGAAGGCGCGGCCGGCAG GTCCCGAAGTCCCCACGGCTCAGGGTTCGGCATTACCGGTGACAGCAGCGTGCGttagctgcagcagcaggacacagcagctttccatgtTGCCACTTCCTACCATCAGTGACCAAAGCCACCACTCAGATGCCCAGGATCCAAGAAGTGCAGCGGTTACACAGCTAAGAAAGCAGT ATGCAGATGCAGGGCATGACTCCTCTGAGGTAGCAGATGAAGTACTGGCGCAGCCGTCATCATTCAGCAGTGAAGGGAAAACAAGAGCCCAGTGTCAGAGCACTCACCAACCTGTCGTGGGCGAAGTCACAAGACGAGCTCTCTATTGA
- the NRROS gene encoding transforming growth factor beta activator LRRC33 — translation MEALLPGLSLLLVLLAVGWGSGAVAAWATPPGSCELVQRTTDCTGRWLSSIPANLQGDTEELLLDDNTIHVLGNASLLSYHQLRRLSLTKNRLELIEPGAFLRSQGLHMLSLADNLLFTNYSLTAAALSALPALRTLDLSGNRLTEDMVSVLVWNLSSLESLSVARNLIMRLDSSVFMNLTQLLELNLEKNYIFEIEQAFEGLQRLQKLNVAYNYLPCVVEFGLTQLRVLNVSNNVIEWFLALESDDLFELEVLDLSHNRLLFFPVLPRQSKLHSLLLKDNEMSFYQRLPNGTSLADVTVQFLLIDGNSTNVTTVSLWDEICHSNLSSLRLLDMSQNQVWYLPEGFLAQMPSLTHLKLNQNCLETFHLSEGDPLALLTELDLSQNQLAELGAEVGTGDILPNLQLFNLSTNRLRVLPPGVFTYTRKITTVDLSRNRVDLCPQPAAAGEAEGPPCVDIRGIKTLTHLSLAGCGLRGLGGHPFQGTSLMHLDLSDNHQALSRDLGWLQDLALTLQVLSLRNTNLSSIVVDFSAFNSLVRLDLSGNSLTVFPTSLGILKLRSLDLRDNCLPALPPDITRTPLGRSLREVYLSRNPYNCCTLGWWDSLQQVEGLQVPDGQEVTCSYASRTLSPRALPEPVLRSCRWQTADLALLYLVLALPTCLTLLVAVAIVFLTFKQKLLKMVKSRCGVSSPY, via the exons ATGGAGGCCCTGCTCCCTGGTCTCTCCCTGCTTCTGGTCCTCctggcagtgggatggggaagcgGGGCGGTCGCAGCCTGGGCAACACCTCCTGGCAGCTGTGAGCTC GTGCAGCGCACCACAGACTGCACTGGGAGATGGCTGAGCTCCATCCCAGCAAATCTTCAAGGTGATACCGAGGAGCTGTTGCTTGATGACAACACTATCCATGTTCTGGGCAATGCTTCCCTGCTCTCGTACCACCAGCTGCGGCGTCTCAGCTTGACCAAGAACCGCCTGGAGCTCATCGAGCCTGGTGCTTTCCTCAGAAGCCAAGGCCTCCACATGCTCTCCCTGGCAGACAACCTCCTCTTCACCAACTACTCGCTGACAGCAGCTGCTCTTTCTGCTCTGCCAGCCTTGAGAACGCTGGATCTATCTGGAAACCGCCTCACTGAGGACATGGTATCGGTTTTGGTCTGGAACCTGTCTTCCTTGGAGTCCTTGTCTGTGGCCAGGAACCTCATCATGAGGCTGGACTCATCCGTCTTCATGAACCTGACACAGCTGTTGGAGCTGAACCTGGAGAAGAACTACATCTTTGAGATTGAACAAGCTTTTGAAGGGCTGCAGAGGCTGCAGAAGCTCAATGTAGCTTACAACTACCTCCCATGCGTAGTGGAGTTCGGCCTGACCCAGCTCAGGGTGCTCAATGTCAGCAACAATGTCATAGAGTGGTTTCTGGCCCTGGAAAGTGATGACCTCTTTGAGCTGGAGGTGCTGGACTTGTCCCACAACCGCCTCCTCTTCTTCCCCGTGTTACCCCGGCAGAGCAAGCTGCACTCCTTGCTGCTGAAGGACAACGAGATGAGCTTCTACCAGCGCCTACCCAACGGCACATCCCTGGCTGATGTCACGGTGCAGTTCCTGCTCATCGATGGCAACTCCACCAATGTCACGACGGTCAGCCTCTGGGATGAGATCTGTCACAGCAACCTCTCCTCCCTGCGCCTCCTGGACATGAGCCAGAACCAGGTCTGGTACCTGCCAGAGGGCTTCCTGGCCCAGATGCCCTCCCTGACCCACCTGAAGCTCAACCAGAACTGCCTGGAGACATTTCACCTGTCGGAGGGGGACCCCTTAGCCCTGTTGACAGAGCTGGACCTCAGCCAGAACCAGCTGGCGGAGCTGGGGGCGGAGGTGGGGACTGGGGACATCCTGCCCAACCTGCAACTCTTCAACCTCAGCACCAACAGGCTGCGGGTGCTTCCTCCTGGGGTTTTCACCTACACCAGGAAGATCACTACCGTGGACCTCAGCCGCAACCGCGTTGACCTCTGTCCCCAGCCAGCTGCTGCAGGTGAGGCGGAGGGTCCCCCCTGTGTGGACATCAGGGGCATCAAGACCTTGACTCATCTCTCCTTGGCTGGCTGCGGTCTGCGGGGACTGGGTGGTCACCCCTTCCAGGGGACATCGCTGATGCATTTGGACCTCTCTGACAACCATCAGGCTCTGTCCAGGGACCTGGGGTGGCTGCAGGACCTTGCTCTGACGCTGCAGGTGTTGTCTCTGAGGAACACCAACCTCTCCTCCATCGTGGTGGACTTCTCTGCCTTTAACAGCCTCGTGCGCTTGGACCTTTCGGGGAATTCCTTGACTGTCTTCCCCACCTCGCTGGGCATCCTGAAACTGCGCAGCCTGGACCTGCGGGACAACTGCCTCCCGGCTCTGCCGCCGGACATCACGCGGACCCCGCTGGGGAGGAGCCTGCGGGAGGTCTACCTCAGCCGAAACCCCTACAACTGCTGCACGCTGGGCTGGTGGGACTCCCTGCAGCAGGTTGAGGGGTTGCAGGTCCCTGACGGGCAGGAGGTGACGTGCAGCTACGCCTCCCGAACACTGAGCCCCAGGGCGCTGCCTGAGCCCGTCCTGCGGAGCTGCCGCTGGCAGACGGCCGACCTGGCGCTTCTCTACCTGGTGTTGGCTCTGCCCACCTGCCTGACGCTCCTCGTGGCCGTCGCCATCGTCTTCCTCACGTTCAAGCAAAAGCTGCTGAAAATGGTGAAAAGCCGGTGCGGGGTGTCCAGCCCTTACTGa
- the CEP19 gene encoding centrosomal protein of 19 kDa codes for MTYVAKKCGVCFQPPSIILIYKDDSEDKTRQRIMPVRNFSKFSDCSMAAEQLKNNPRHKAYLEGVSLRQLQKLYSLLKGHLRGESLAESLEKFQEEETIDPEEDMNKLDDKELAKRKSIMDELFEKNRKKRDDPDFIYDIEVEFPQDEQLESCGWDVESGEEI; via the exons ATGACTTATGTTGCAAAGAAGTGCGGCGTCTGCTTCCAGCCTCCATCCATTATCCTCATCTACAAAGACGACAGCGAGGATAAGACTCGCCAGCGCATCATGCCTGTCAGAAATTTCTCCAAGTTCTCAG ACTGCAGCATGGCCGCTGAGCAGCTGAAGAATAACCCTCGGCACAAGGCTTACCTAGAAGGAGTCTCACTGCGTCAGCTGCAGAAGCTGTACAGTTTGCTGAAAGGTCATCTGAGAGGAGAGAGCCTGGCCGAGAGCTTGGAAAAGTTTCAGGAGGAAGAGACCATTGACCCAGAAGAGGATATGAACAAACTAGATGACAAGGAACTAGCCAAAAGGAAGAGCATCATGGACGAGCTCTTCgaaaagaacaggaagaagagGGACGACCCAGATTTCATCTATGACATTGAGGTTGAGTTTCCACAGGATGAGCAGCTGGAGTCCTGTGGCTGGGACGTGGAGTCAGGAGAAGAAATCTGA